Genomic DNA from Desulfurivibrio alkaliphilus AHT 2:
CGGTGGGGATGACGGGGCCGATGATGGGGTTGCCATTGCCGCTCCCCCGGCCGTCGGCGGTGGTGCATTCGCCGCGCTGGAAGGCGAAATATTCCAGCTTCAGCCCGGCGTAGGGAATGGTGGGGCGGCTTTCCGGGTGATACTGGCTGTCGGTGAGCAGGGCATTCAAGGCCAAGGCGGCCCGGCGACCACTACCGATGAGGTGGGTGGGCAGGCCGCGGCTGACCACGTCGCCGGCGGCAAAGACCTTCAGCTCGTCGGTCTGGCCATGCTGGTTGGTTTTGATCTTGCCCTGTTGGTGGTGAATTTCCGGGCCGACAAAGGCCAGTCCCGTACCCTCCTTGTCCTGGGCGCCGCAGGCGATGATGATGCCGTCATGTTCCTGCCGCAGGCTCTTAAAGCGGTCGGCGTCCACGGTGGTGTCCAGGTGGATGGTCATGCCGCCGGCGCTGATCCGGCCCAGGTCCTCTTCCAGGATGTCGGCGGCCACCTTGCCCTGTTCCACACTCTGCCAGAGCCGTCCGCCCAAGCGGGAGCCGGCTTCATACAGGGTCACCCGGTGGCCCTTGAGCCATAACTGCCAGGTTGCCGACAGCCCGGCAGGACCGCCGCCGATCACCGCCACCTGCTTACCACTGGCCGTCGCCGGCTTGGGTAAGGTCAGGTTGCGGCTGGCTCGGCCCAGGCCCTTGATGTCCAGGGGCTGATCCACCACCTTGCGGCTGCAGGCCTTCATGCAGATATTGGGGCAAAGCTCGCCGCAGACCGTGGCCGCCAGGGGGCTGTACTGCAGCACCAGGTCCAGGGCCTCCTGCCGCTTGCCCTGGCGCAGGAGCTGAAAACGGCGGTGGGAGGGGATATCGGAAGGGCAGACTGCCACGCAGGGGGGCAGTTGCTTTTCGTTGTTCCACACCGGCTTGAAGCGCCGCTCCTGGCCGGTGGTGATGAAGGGCAGCAGGGTGAAGGGCCGCTCGATCATATCGCCGAAAATGCCCCCTTTACCCACCGCCGGTTCCCACTGGCTGCGGCGGAATTCCCAGGTGGCCAGGCGGTGGCTGCTGCGCTGTTTCTTCTCTGCCGGGGTGTAAGCGATCAGCTTGTGCCAGTCGGCGGCGGACTTGGTAAGCTCGGGCAGGTAGTCCAGCCGATCAATGGCCGCCAGATAGGGTTTGATGTGGTCAGTCAGCCATTGCCAGTCGGCCTCGGTCAACTCCAGCAGCTGCACGTCTTTTTCGCTGTAGCCTTTGGTGTTGCCGCGAAAATAGACCACCCCGCCCACCATCCCCACGCAGGGGCGATAGCCCAGCACATTTTCCGGATGCCGGGGGTTGACCCCGCAGACCACGGCAATGCCGCCGGCCTTGAATTCGGCGAAGGAATCGCCCACATCACGGAAATACCAGGACTGCAGGGGCTCGAAACGGGGATTGTGTTTGGTCATGGTGTCGCACCGCGCCCCGCCGCCGCCCTGCACGTACAGCACCCCCTGGGCGCCGGCATTGTGGGCACCGTTGGTGACATCCCCCAGCACGGTAATCTTGGCGCCACAGTTGAGCCATCCCACGTCATCGGAAGCGCCGCCCTCGGCCACGATCTCGGTGCCCATCATCCCCATGGCCCCCAGCCGCTGCCCGATGGGACCCTGCACCCGGAGCTTAACCGGGGCATGCTTGGGCCAGATCCGCCCGCCGATGCCGTGCTGGCCCCGGGCCTCGATCTCCAGTTCATGGGCACCGCCATTAACCGCGGCCTGCACCCGCTCTTCCAACTCCCGGGAAGAAACCCGCTTGCCATCTATACTGCCAACAATTTTCATAACTCGTCTCGTTATGTTGGTTGTCAAATTCTGTAAATTAACTGCACCCTCGGAAAACGTTCAGCAGTGCCGCAGATTGCGGCAAGCGGACCGGCGCCGCGTACCCCAGGTACGCAAGCCGGGCCGATCGCCGCAAGGTGCGGTGCTGCTGGACGTTTTCCTAGCAGACGTAGCTGATTGATAAACGATCGGCGATGGCCTGGTCGCCTACCCCCAGGCCGTCGGACATGCCGATGGGCAACTGGGTGCTGCGCCCCATGGGGGCGAAGATCTTTTTCAGCTCCACCTCCGCTGTCTTGAACACGTCCACCACCCGTTCGGCCACCCGGTCGGCGTCCAGCCGCCGGTACAGGCGGGGGTCCTGGGTGGTGATGCCGCGGGGGCAGCGGCCCAGGTTGCAGAGGTTGCAGCGGTTGCGTTCATCGCCGTAACACTCCGCCGCCGCCTGCATGATGTACTTGCCGATATCCACCCCGGAGGCGCCCAGCAGGATCAGGGAGGCGGCGTTGGCCGCCAGATTGGCCTCCTTGCCCACCCCGCCGGCGGCAAAGAGCGGCAACTCGTTCTGCTTACCGGATTTAACCAGCTCCAGATAGCAATCCCGCAGGTTACTGGCAATGGGGTGGCCCATCTTGTCCATCGACACGTTGTAGGCCGCGCCGGTGGCGCCGTCCTCGCCGTCGATGGTCAGCGCCGCCGCGTAAGGGTTGCGGGCCAGGTTGTTGAGCACCGCCAGGGCCGTCTTGGTGCCGGAGATTTTCGGGTAGACCGGCACCCTAAAGCCCCAGGCCATGCTCACCGACTGGATCATCTTGGCCACCGCCTCCTCAATGGAGTACTTGGTTTGATGGGTCGGCGGCGAGGCCAGATCGACGTACATGGGCACCCCGCGGATCTTGGCGATCAACTTGAGCACCTTGTAGGCCATCAGCAGGCCGCCATCGCCCGGCTTGGCCCCCTGGCCGTACTTGATCTCGATGGCCGCCGGCTCTTCGATCATCTCCGGCAGGGCGTGGATAATCTCGTCCCAGCCGAAGTAGCCCGAGGCGATCTGGGGAATAAAATATTTCAGGTAGCGGGACTTGAGCAGCCTGGGCGGCAGGCCCCCTTCGCCGGAGCACATCACCACCGGGATATTTTCCACTTCGTTCAGATAGGCTACCCCCATGGCCAGCCCTTCCCACATGGGCGGGGAGAGCGCGCCGATGGACATGCCGCCGATGCGAATGGGAAAGATTTCCCGCACCGGCGGGATGAAACCGCCGGGGGCAAGCTGCAGCAACTCGCCGTCGCGCTGTATGGGAAGCTGTTCGGCGGGCAGGATGCGGCCCATCAGGGTGCGGATGTGAAATTCGTGCCGGCCGGCATCCAGCGACGGGTCGGTGAGCATGGAGATCCGGGTGAATTTCAGCTTGTCCAGGGTGGAGGTGGCCGGATCGTTGCGCCGCCCGCCCCGGGCGTAAGGAACGCCGCCCCGGTTTTTGTGAAAGAGAAATTTGTGGTTGGGGTTGTACTCCGGCATGATGGCCATGTTGGGGCAGACCAGGCTGCAGGTGCCGCACCCCACGCAATGGCGGTCGATATCGTTGACCTGGCGGATCACCTGGCTGACCCGCCGGATGGTGCGGGGCAGCGGGGTAGAGCCTTCGGAATCGACCAAACGCCGGGCCATCACCGAGGCCTCGATGGCCCGGGTAGGGCAGACCGCGGTGCAGCGGCCGCAGCGGCTGCAGCGATCCTCGCGCCAGCGGATAATAAAGGGAAACTCCAGCAGGGTCAGTTCGGAGTTGTGATCGAGCCGTTGAGCTGATTCCATACCTTAACCTCCTGCGCACCGGGGGGGATGATCACCATATCGGCGCGCATGGGAATTATATCGTTTTCACGCCGGCGCTGGGGCAGCACTTGCTCCAGGCCGCACTCTTCACTCATCAGGCCGTATTTGCCGGGAACGCCGCCGACAATGCCGGGCCGCAATTTCTTAGAATCCTGGGTTAAAAAGATGGTGCCGTCGGGCAGGAAACCGATGATGCAGTTGGGCCCGTCGATGCATAACTGGCGCAGGGAACGCTTCAGCAGCCCCAGCACCTGGCCATCTTGGCGCCCCGCCAGTTCACCGTCCTGGATGGGGGTGATGACATCCTTATAGTAAGTCAGGGGGTATTTAAGCTGATGGTGTACGTAATGCAGGGTATGACAAAAAACCTCGGAGTCGGAACTGTAGCCGGTATAGCCCTCCACCTCGCGGCCGGTGAGGTAATCCCGGTTGGGGATAAAGGCGGTGTTCTCGCCGTTGGTCATGGTGCAGTAGCCCTGCAGGAAGAAGGGGTGGCAGGCGTAGAGCTGGATGGCGTAATTGGTGTTCTGCCGCCCCTGGGCCAGGATCACCTTGGCGGTAAGGGGGTGGGTGTCGAAGCCGAAAAAGAGCCCCACCTCCAGCGGGTCGCCCACTTCCTTCAAGGTGATGACATCGGGCCAGAAGGAGAAAACATAGAGGGAGTCGTCACCGGCCCCCTGGCGGCGCAGCTCCAGGCGGGTGCGGGTGAGCAGCTCCTCTTTTTCCGCCTGGGGCCGGTCCAGGTAATGATCCGGGTACTGGTAGGCGGTGGCCAGGTAGTGGCCCCGCTTTTTGACGTTGATCCCCGGCCCCTCCTTAATCCGCGGCTCCCACATGAACTTGACCTTGAAGCCCAGCGATTCCATGTAGTCGTCGATCTTGCGGCGCCCGGCATCGGTGCAGATGCCGGACAAAATGGGGTATTCCTTGAGATGCTCAAATTCGCCGCCCAGGTTCTGCAAGGTCACGCCCAGGCCCGAGCCGTCATGGCCCTCCTTCATGGTGTCCAGGGCCAGGATGTTCTCCATGACGGAAAAATATTCGCCGGCGGCGATGGCGCTTAAGCGGCACATGGGTTACTCCTGCAATCATGGAACATTGTCGAAATCCTCTTTGCCTGCGGGAACGCGGTAGAGCTGGTAACTCTGCCCCACGATGTCGGCGGCCAGCACCAGCTCGTCACGGGAAAAATCCACCACCGTGATGATCTCGGCCAGGGCGCGGTACTCCGGCTCGGGCACCAGGTCGAGGTAGCGGTTGCGAAAACCGGCCAGCAGTTCCCGGTTGAGTTCGCTGCCCTCTTTGCCGGGGTAGAAGGCCAGGTACATGATGTCGAATTCCACCAGGTCGTTGAAAAAATGGGTACCCAGCGAGACGTCGGGGATCAGCCCTTCGTGCATGGCAACCACTTCAATAACACAGGCGGCCTGGCAAATCTCGGAAAAGGTGACCGGAATCCCCAGCGACACGGTGGTGGTGCCCCAGCGTCCGGGGCCGACGAGCACCGCCGGCAGCTCTTCCGGGGTGACTTTCATGATCTTGCCGATGGCCCGGGCCGCCAGATGCTTCTGGCTCACCGGCAGGGCGCCGTAGTGGTCCGGCGAAACCAGCACCAGGCGGCGGGGGTTCAGGGCCCGGCTGCGGCCGATCACCGTGCCCTGGCGGGCGGCCAGCAGCACCTGCTTGTCTTTATCTTCGGCGAAATCCAGGCTCACCTCTTCACTTTTGCGGACTTCAAAGGGGCGGCATTGGACCAGGTTGATCCGGTAGTTGGCCGCCGGGTCGCAGGCCATCACCTCTTCCCCCCGGCTATCCTGGGAGGCGGCCAGGCTGCGGCAGCCTTCCTCGCCGGTGAAATTCAGGGTGAACTCGATATCCACCGGGTACTGGTAGGCGCTGTCCAGGGTGCCGAGCAGCTTTTGCATGTGCGCCACAAAAGGGGTGTTTTTGAACAACCCGTTGAAGCTGATGTAAGGCGCGTTGGTCTGGGGATCCTGGGAAGCGGCCAGGCGCAACTCCTGGGGGGGGCTGTATTTGGCGATTTCGTCAAAGTCCACCGGCAGCAAGCGGTTGGCGGTAAGATCAATGGCGTCCACCCGTTTCTGGGCGAACTTGCGCAACTCGTCAATGCTCGACTCCGGCCGCTTGTCCGGGGCGCTCAGGGCGGCGATGCGGGTGTAGTCGTCGTCGGCCCGATCCACCGCCCGGGTGCCCATGCCGTAAACAATGCGGATTAAGCCGGATTCGGGCTTGATCTCCGGGTGCCAGGCGTAAGGGTTGTAAGAGTAACCAACCCCGCCCACGGCGGGAAAAAAGTAATTGCCGTGCAGATCGCCGCTTACCCGCTGGATCAGCAGCGACATCTGTTCGTCTTTGTCCAAAATCCCCATCTGCTCCCGGTAGTGCAGGGCCTTTTCGCTCAGGGTGGAGGCGTAGACCAGCTTGATGGCGGTGAGCAGATTCTCCAGCCGCCGCTGGCTGGAACCCTGGTTGGGGCAGAAGACCGACTCGTACTTGCCGGAAAAGGCGTTGCCGTAGTTGTCTTCCAGCAGGCTTGAGGAGCGGACGATGATCGGCGACTGGCCGAAGTAGTCCAGCATGTCGGAAAGTTTTCTGACGATATCCTCGGGGAAATGGCCGGTTAAGATCACCCGTCGGGCGTACTCGGCCACCCCCAGCAGAGTCTCGGTGTCCTTTTGCTGACGGCGGATCCACCAGCAGCCGTTGATCACCATGTAGGTGTAAAAGACATCGGAGCCGACGTAAAAGGAGTCATGCACCTCCACCACGTCTCTCAACTCCGGCGCGTCTTTTTGCAAAATGGCCCGGGAGAGCAGCATGCCGGTGGCCTTGCCGCCGATCAGGCCGGTGCCGATCATCCGCTTGCCAATCTCCAGCAGGTTTTCGATCTCCAGGTAACGGGCGGCCAGCTCCTGCATTCGCTCACTGCGGGTGACCACCATTTCCAGCAGGCGCCGCAGGTGACGTTGCCGGGTTTCCGGGTCGATTTCAACTTCCCTGCTTTGTTGCACCGCCAGGGCCGCCTCCTGGAAATAGCGGTTCCAGCGGTCCCGCTCCTCAAAGGCGTGGTCGGTGCTGTGAAAGGGGGTGAAGGCCAGGATCTCGGAGTTCAGCGCGCTGTTGGTCACCGGCACGAACTCGTTCTCCCGCATGGCGTGCAGCATGTACATGGTGGCGGAGTAACGCTGCTGAGCCTTGAGGGGGTGGACGTAAATATTGTCCCGGCTCTTGTAGATATCAAAAATCACCTGGGCTGTTTCATGCACCGGGGTCAGGGCGCTGTATGAGTGCTGGTCCCGCAGCAGGGCAAAAAAGGCCAGGGCCTCCATGTCCAGCAGATAGGGGCAGGTTAGCAT
This window encodes:
- a CDS encoding PEP/pyruvate-binding domain-containing protein gives rise to the protein MSYNYSHLSTGIRGLDRVIKGVMPGDNIVWQVREIDDYRYFVQRYAKFADLKNQRLVYFRYASHPPLLDPEEFPAAEIHHPDPEEGFEPFITQIHETIKQHGRGGYYVFDSLSDLANAWYSDRMLGNFFMLTCPYLLDMEALAFFALLRDQHSYSALTPVHETAQVIFDIYKSRDNIYVHPLKAQQRYSATMYMLHAMRENEFVPVTNSALNSEILAFTPFHSTDHAFEERDRWNRYFQEAALAVQQSREVEIDPETRQRHLRRLLEMVVTRSERMQELAARYLEIENLLEIGKRMIGTGLIGGKATGMLLSRAILQKDAPELRDVVEVHDSFYVGSDVFYTYMVINGCWWIRRQQKDTETLLGVAEYARRVILTGHFPEDIVRKLSDMLDYFGQSPIIVRSSSLLEDNYGNAFSGKYESVFCPNQGSSQRRLENLLTAIKLVYASTLSEKALHYREQMGILDKDEQMSLLIQRVSGDLHGNYFFPAVGGVGYSYNPYAWHPEIKPESGLIRIVYGMGTRAVDRADDDYTRIAALSAPDKRPESSIDELRKFAQKRVDAIDLTANRLLPVDFDEIAKYSPPQELRLAASQDPQTNAPYISFNGLFKNTPFVAHMQKLLGTLDSAYQYPVDIEFTLNFTGEEGCRSLAASQDSRGEEVMACDPAANYRINLVQCRPFEVRKSEEVSLDFAEDKDKQVLLAARQGTVIGRSRALNPRRLVLVSPDHYGALPVSQKHLAARAIGKIMKVTPEELPAVLVGPGRWGTTTVSLGIPVTFSEICQAACVIEVVAMHEGLIPDVSLGTHFFNDLVEFDIMYLAFYPGKEGSELNRELLAGFRNRYLDLVPEPEYRALAEIITVVDFSRDELVLAADIVGQSYQLYRVPAGKEDFDNVP
- a CDS encoding glutamate synthase-related protein, with product MESAQRLDHNSELTLLEFPFIIRWREDRCSRCGRCTAVCPTRAIEASVMARRLVDSEGSTPLPRTIRRVSQVIRQVNDIDRHCVGCGTCSLVCPNMAIMPEYNPNHKFLFHKNRGGVPYARGGRRNDPATSTLDKLKFTRISMLTDPSLDAGRHEFHIRTLMGRILPAEQLPIQRDGELLQLAPGGFIPPVREIFPIRIGGMSIGALSPPMWEGLAMGVAYLNEVENIPVVMCSGEGGLPPRLLKSRYLKYFIPQIASGYFGWDEIIHALPEMIEEPAAIEIKYGQGAKPGDGGLLMAYKVLKLIAKIRGVPMYVDLASPPTHQTKYSIEEAVAKMIQSVSMAWGFRVPVYPKISGTKTALAVLNNLARNPYAAALTIDGEDGATGAAYNVSMDKMGHPIASNLRDCYLELVKSGKQNELPLFAAGGVGKEANLAANAASLILLGASGVDIGKYIMQAAAECYGDERNRCNLCNLGRCPRGITTQDPRLYRRLDADRVAERVVDVFKTAEVELKKIFAPMGRSTQLPIGMSDGLGVGDQAIADRLSISYVC
- a CDS encoding FAD-dependent oxidoreductase gives rise to the protein MKIVGSIDGKRVSSRELEERVQAAVNGGAHELEIEARGQHGIGGRIWPKHAPVKLRVQGPIGQRLGAMGMMGTEIVAEGGASDDVGWLNCGAKITVLGDVTNGAHNAGAQGVLYVQGGGGARCDTMTKHNPRFEPLQSWYFRDVGDSFAEFKAGGIAVVCGVNPRHPENVLGYRPCVGMVGGVVYFRGNTKGYSEKDVQLLELTEADWQWLTDHIKPYLAAIDRLDYLPELTKSAADWHKLIAYTPAEKKQRSSHRLATWEFRRSQWEPAVGKGGIFGDMIERPFTLLPFITTGQERRFKPVWNNEKQLPPCVAVCPSDIPSHRRFQLLRQGKRQEALDLVLQYSPLAATVCGELCPNICMKACSRKVVDQPLDIKGLGRASRNLTLPKPATASGKQVAVIGGGPAGLSATWQLWLKGHRVTLYEAGSRLGGRLWQSVEQGKVAADILEEDLGRISAGGMTIHLDTTVDADRFKSLRQEHDGIIIACGAQDKEGTGLAFVGPEIHHQQGKIKTNQHGQTDELKVFAAGDVVSRGLPTHLIGSGRRAALALNALLTDSQYHPESRPTIPYAGLKLEYFAFQRGECTTADGRGSGNGNPIIGPVIPTAPPAATPESEAIRCVSCGLCRDCHICENTCHYGAISRRDLGEGEFEYVVDPDRCIGCGFCAGTCPCGIWEMEENI